In Setaria italica strain Yugu1 chromosome I, Setaria_italica_v2.0, whole genome shotgun sequence, the genomic window CGCCCATGGAGGGCGTCGCCTTCTCCCCCGAGGACCTCGACACTGCCGTGGAGTCCACCGACATCGACACCGAGATCGGCTCCCTTGTAATCCCTCGCCCCATCCCCTGCTCTGTTGTCCCTGCCTGCTCATTGGTGTGAAGAAGTAGATAGTAGCAACTGGTGCGGATAAAAAAAGCTGTTCGTTCTTTGAACTTGTCTATAGCGGTATGAAAAATTAAGTCACAAGAGCCTTGCCTGGAGTTGAATTGGATAGCTCTAGCGTGATGGTATGCCGCGCTGCCACATTTTAGTTTCGATTCTCCCAGAATGTGACCTGGTGCGAAAATGGAGTGAATGTTAGTCTGTCGCTTGTCTTCAGAGTTCAATTTTCAACTTACTTGGACAGTGCTATATTTCTCACTTCTGTAATGAATGTTAGTCTGTTGCTTGTCTTCAGAGTTCAATTTTCAACTTACTTGGACAGTGCTATTACTTGGTGTCACTTTTTCCCCCTACCGGTAACTGATTGGAGCATACTGGAATAACATAGTACTAATCAGCAATCGCTCTTTCTGTTGTTAGTCAATTTGTTTAGAAAAGAAATTAATTAGTATCGTTCATGTTCAAATTTCGGTTAATCCGTCGGGTTTCGGGTATCCGCAGGTTTCGGTTTCGGGGATGGATTTTCACCCGAAACGGTTTTCGGTTCGGTTTTGGGTTTTAGGTTCGGGATTCGGTTTTGGGTGCCCAGGCATTTCACCCCATCCGAACCCGCCCCATTGCCATCCCTACATGAGAATCATACTACGAGAATATACACAGTTTCCTTGCAGTACTTAGATTATATGCGCACTTCCTTTCTTTCACATACATGGCTAGATGCGTTCCCATTGTACTTTACTTATATGGTCTAGTAAAGAAGAAAGCTAGTGCATGGTGGATTGTTAAAAATTGATCACAAAGTTATCAGTAGTCCCTATTTTATTTCGCCTAAACGCTTTGTGCATGTTGTGCTTTCTAATTGTTTGCAGTAGAAATGTTCACCATGTAGGCATATCTTTACTAGTGCCAAGAGCTAGCAACATAACAGACACCTCTTTCTTTTCTATGTTTCGGGACAACATTAGAACATAGTGCAGTCGTCTGTAGTGCTTTGATTTTCGAAATCTTTAAACAAGCTATGCATTTGCTAACCCCTATGTTTTCCATTTCCAGGGACCAGAGCTTCATCTTTCATAAACTTGTGACAAGAAAGATGGTAGTTTGTGCTGAACCTCCTCCCAAGTTAAAGATCCCAGAGAGTATCACAGAACTGACAGATGATGTTAACCATGAATCCTCAAAGCCCGAGAGAAGGACAAGGATGCACCACATTGAGCGGCACAGAtcatgtgttgtcaccttatcTGACATGGAACTCAATGATTTGCAACCTCGTCGTCTACTCCAGACTCTTGAGGTCTCCAAGAGCCCAGAAGGAGGATCACAGTGCTCACTCCATGAAGAAAACCCCTACAGATGCTAATGCATCACACGGGCATGCAATTGCAGAGCTGCTTGGGAAGCCCTTAAAAGGTCAATAGTTTACTTCAGAGGCCAGCCAATTGGGACTGTTGCTGCAATAGACAAGTCTCAGGGAGCGGCACTAAATTATGACCAGGTGACCTTTTCTGTTCCAGTTCTAACATTGATACTGTTGTCAAGTCATGCATATTCTGTTTCCTAAATCTGCATCTCCCTGATAGTTTTGATCTATTACTGCTTATTTTGCATCCAGCATTATTGTAATGGTGGTCCCAAAATCTCTAATGGAGAGTATATTTATGTGGACAACTGTTGGGTTCCTGCAAAAAAAGTGTCCATGATATCTCATGCATGAATTAATTCATCTCTTTGTATCCAGGCATACAATACGATCAGCATTAATTTAGATTTTTCTTGACATATCCTGGGACAGGTTTTCATGAGGGATTTCATTCCTAGTGCATTGGCTTTTCTGATGAAAGGAGAACACTTGATAGTGAAGAATTTTCTGGTAGAAACTGCCCGCCTTCAGTCAAGAGAGAAGATGGTTGACCTCTTTAAGCTTGGTCAGGGTGTGATGCCTGCAAGCTTTAAGGCACAACGTAGCAACCCTAGTACCCTACCCAGAAGACAGAAAATTTGGTGGCTGACATAGGGAGGGTTGCTCCTGACAGTTCATATTGGAGTAAGTGGATTCGGAACTGTTCTCTGGCTGACAATATGATCTTCCAATGGCGAACACGTGGATTATTTTTTCTTATTCTGAAGCTGTGTAATTGGACTATCTTACCGCTTCAGTCTTACTTTCTGTTGATGGTTGCTCCATGATAGAAGTTAACAACATTCCAGCTTGGCTTTGTGCCGAAAGATTCCCAATGATTGGTCAAATGGTAAGCTGCTCTCTTGAGATGCAACCTAGTACTTTAATTGTTTCGTTATTATGGTTGACAGTATTATCAGTACAAGAGGTCAACATTTGAGGCTAAATAGTGCATTGGTTTTTAAAGTTGGACTTGCTGTATGTTGCTTTGAACATAGTATACGTGTGGTTAGTCAATGTACATCACACTCTTAGGCTATTCTGTAGAGATGCTGGTTTCCTTTTTTATTGAACCCTTCATTTTTTTATACAGGAAAAAGATTCCATCATGGAAAGTGGCCGTGACAATAAGGCAATAATTTCTCTGGATAGCTTAACCAAGTTAATTCCAAGTTATTTGATGGGAATTGGACGCCTCAGGTGGTGGTGCGAAAAATATGGACTACGAGCTGACATGTCCAATGTCTTCAAAACTAACTTGGTAATTTTCACAACACCCCCAGGAGGTACCTTTTATTTCACCATCGAGTATGAAAGCCGAGCTATTACCCTATCTTTGTATGGGAGAAACCTTTATATTATGGGTCTCCGGGAGCCCCATGAAACTTTTGAGATCAAGGAGCGAAATGAGAAGAGAAAAAGTTATATGTCAGGAGAAAAGATCAAGATACGTCCTTTTAAAAAGAACTACATATTTCTTGCCCCTAAAGGTGACGTTATTAATGTTAGATTGGGCTTATTTGCTCTGTTGGAGGCATTTGAAGTTCTCCACAAGTGTTGTGGTGAAACTCAGGGGGTCAAGCAAGCAGTGTCAGCATTTGCTGTGCATCTATGTGAGGCTGGACGCCTCCAAAGTGTGTTGAAGGATGTCTGCGAAATCTCTCTGCAGCGCACCATGGAAACTCTCGACAGTAGATCCCCAAACTTATTCTGGATTAATAAATATGACAATTGTGGGGGGCAAGAGATGAAGCGAGTAAGTTGCATGAAAGAGGGGAAAACACCTCCTGTGCTAAAACATTATGGCAATGATAAAGTGACAGAGGCACAGATTCTGAATCAAATTCGTATCTTTCCTCGGGATGTGTATGATGAAGGGTTTTTTGAGCATGAACCAATGCCATTGGAAGCAACAGAAAATGATTCAGTTCTTGCTGCTTACCAGGACTGGCTGAGGAATTCTAAAGGTGTGAAATCTTCAGGCAGTCACTCAAGGTCTAATAAACAAGACAAAGTGAGAGCTTTTCAACTGGAAGAAGTTCCTATGAGTTGAGATCAAGAATCTTCTGGatgttaggatctgaactgtaactctcatcgagaggatggcactaggaagagttggggcaattttctgggttttctttccacaataccatatccaaccaagggttgggatacatatttatagctggccaagcagccaaccagccaagcatcaaggcatatgctagtctaagatgccttttttatgctgtcctatttagtctaagatgcataggactgtcctaccctaaaagtagtcaacaaaggtggtgctgcagcaagcatatgctgcagccccaccgtCCTCCAGTGAACAAAGCAGCTACAACCCCTCAAGGATAACAGCACAAGGGCTAGTcaagcagctgcagccccacaaggactgcagccccacaaagaCCACAAGGACCaactgcagccccacaaggactacagccccacaaggaccagcAACAAGACTTTATCAAGCATtattctccccctaagtcttggGCATCGTCTTGTGGGAAGGTTGGACCATCTCGATcctggaacagagctcaaggaacttgatcctcccaaggGGTTGGTGAGTAGGTCCGCAagctgatccttggtgttgatgtagctcgccttgatgcttccttcttcCCAGCAGCCTCGGATGAAGTGGTTCTTCACCCGTATGTGCTTGCTCCGCTCATGGAAAACGGGGTTCTTTGCCAGGGCCAGAGcggacttgctgtccaccctgagctccaccgctctagtgtctctgccaaggagatcaccgagcagtCGGGCAAGCCAAAGCGCCTGAGTCCAAGCAGTGGAGGCCGCTATGTACTCGGCCTCACAGCTGGACAGCGCCACCACTTGCTGCTTGACCGACTACCAGCTAACGAGGcacttgccgaggaagaagagaatcccgctcgtgctcttgctggtgtcgatgtcgccggcgtggtcgcTGTCACTGTACCGACGAAGTGTGCCGCCCCGGGACACCTCGGGTAGAAGAGACCGTGGTCGAGGGTCCCCGCCACGTAGCGGACGATCCTCTTCACGGCCTGCTGATGCTCCATCATCGGTCGCTGCATGAACTGACTGACGTAGCCGACGAAGAATGCCAAGTCCGGCCGTGTGTGGGCGAGAATgcgaaggctccccacaagaCGCTGGTACTGCGTAGCGTCTACCTTTTCCGTCATGCTGTCGCggctcagcttcagcctctcctccatcggagtgAGAGCTGGGTTGCAGTCGGTGAGCTCGGCTAGCTCCACGACGCGCTTGGCGTAGGCGGTCTGTCGAAGCGTGATCCCGGAATCATcctggtgcacctcgatccccaggtagaaggagagaggccccaGGTCACTCATCTGGAAGGTGGCCTTCATTTCTTCCTTGAATGCCGCTACCTCCGCATCCTTGGTGCTGGTGATCACCAAGTCGTCGACGTAGACACCCACCAGCAGGGCATTTTCTCCATTGCCCCACCGGTAGATGGCCGCCTCGtgcgggctttgctcgaagcccatCCCTTTGAGCGTGGAATCCAACTTGGCATTCCACGCCCTCGGAGCCTACCGCAAGCCATAGAGGGCCTTGCGCAAGCGCAGCACCTTGCCCTCCTTGCCGGGGATCGCAAAACCCGACGGCTGGTGTacgtagacctcctccttcaagtcgtCGTTAAGAAACGCCGACTTGACGTCCATGTGATGAACGCGCCAGCCTTCCTGGGTGGCCAGCGCAAGGAGGAGTCGcacggactccatccgtgccACGGGGGCGAAAGCATTGTCGAAGTCGATCCCCTCTTGCTGCACGAACCCGCgtgccaccaagcgagccttgtgcttgacgatGGCACCAGCTTCATCCCTCTTtagcttgaacacccacttaagggtgatcgcGCGGTGACCACGAGGGAGGTCAGCAAGCTCCCAGGTGCGGTTCTTCTCAACCGCGTCCATCTCCGACTGCATCGTAGCGCGCCATGCCGCGTGTCTCTCGGCCTCCGCGAAAGACCGAGGTTCGCCGTCGTCGCATGCAAGGTGCAACTGTGCCTCCAGGTCGCGAGGCACCAGTCCCGGCACCGGCTGGTCGCCGAGGAGGTCTTCCATCGTACGATACCGCAACTGCTCGTCGTCGTGGTATGCGTCGATGCACTCCTCGTCGTGAGAGAGCGGAGTAGCGAACTCCACCGGGCTGTGCTCGACATGAGCTGGTGTCGGAGTAGACGTGCCCGGAGGAGTGGCCGTCGGTGCTGAAGTATGTGGCGtcgccggctgtggtggtgccggcgagaAGCTCGTCGCAGCCGAAGTCGCGGTTGGAGAGCGTGGCACTGCCGGAGTAGCATGCGTCGGAGTCGGTGGAGGTTCGGGGACCGGGGTACGCACGCTCGACAAAGAAGAGCTGCCtactcccccagctccctcgaagTGGACGTACTCGACAGTGAAGTCATCATACGTCGGAGTCGACCTGTCGTCCACCGCCTTGTCCCATGCCCATCCTCGCCCTTCCTCGAACACAACATCGCGCGTTGTGCGTACACGCTGTGTCTCCGGGTCGAGAATGCGGTAGGCCTTCGAGCCCTCCGCGTAGCCGGAACACTCCTGGAGTGctcctgttgtcaagcttgTCGATGTGGCCAAGCTCCTTAGCAAACGCGAGGCAGCCGAAGACCCGCAGGTGGGACACCGTCGGCTTGCGCCCATGCTAAGCCTCGTATGGCGTCTTGCCGTTGAGCGCCTTGGTGGGCGAGCGGTTGAGGATATAGACAGCCGTCACCACCGCCTCTCCCTAGAGAACAGCCGACATCcccctctgcttgaggagggcccGAGTCATCCCCACAACCGTCTGGTTGCGCCGCTCAACGACGTCGTTCTGCTGCGGGCTGTACGGCGCGGAGTAGTGGCGCTGAATGCCCTCATCAGCGCAGTACGACGCGAACTCAGCCGCCGTGAATTCGCCGCCGTTGTCGGTGTGCAGCACGCGCAGCTTGCGGCCACACTCCGTCTCCGCAGCAGCCTGCGTGCACCTGATGGCGTTCGCAGCCTCCCCCTTGCTGCCGAGGACCATCACCCACATGTAGCGGGAGAGGTCGTCGACGAGCAGCAAGAAGTAGCGTCGTCCTCCGGGTGTGGCCGGTGTCACCGGGCCACACAAGTCCccgtgcacgagctcgagccgCTCCTTGGCTTGGAAGCTCGCCTGCTGGGGAAAGGGGAGCCGCCTCTACTTTGTCAACACACAGACATCGCAGAATTGCTCCACGTGATCAAGACATGGTAAGCctcgcaccatctccttggcactGAGCCGCTTCAGAGCCTCGAAATGAAGGTGCCCGAAGCGCTCGTGCCACTGCCACGCCTTGTCGTCCCGACGAGCAGCGAGGTAGAAGGGTTGCGCCACCTGCACATTAAGGATGTAGAGGCGATTTGCGCCTCTGGTTACCTTGGCAAgaaggtgacggcggcggtcccAAATCCTCATGACTCCATCGTCGATCACCACGCGCGAATCGTTCTCTTCCAGCTGTCCTAGGCTGATGATAGAGTTCCTCAGCGCGGGGTTGTAGTACACTCTGGTGAGTAGCATGTGCTCTCCAGACTCGGCGGTGAAGATGACGGAGCCGACGCCCTTGATCTCTACGCCGGAGGCATCCCCAAACTTGACGGTGCCTCGGACGCTAGAGTCAAGCTCGGTGAAGAACTCTCACCGACCGGTCATGTGCTGGGTAGCGCCGGTGTCGAGGCACCACCCCTCAGTCCTATCGTTGCTGGAGCTGTCGCCGAGGAAGGCGTGTGCCCTCGGCTCGTCAAGGTGGAGGAAAACCGCTGCGGGCAATGCTGCTGGAGTTAgctcgatgcttgcatgtgccaGGAGTAgagccagctcctcctccactgCTAGTGCGACGTGAGCCTGGCCGCGTCTTGGCTGTCGATAGTCCTTGGCCCAATGGCCAAGCCTGCCACAGTTGCGGCACGTGTCGTCTCGTGGCGGCctgtgctcgccggcggcaccaccctgggcgcctcctcgcgcgccgccctcGGCACCTCGTCGAGCCTTGGGCGCCTTGCGTGGCTTGTCGCGCCTGCGGCCgcctgtcgaggaagaaggctcccccTTCTTCCGATCACCCTGGCGGGCCTCCCACTGCTCCTGAGTGAAATGGAGCTTCCCGTCAATGATGACAGGCCCTGAGGGAGGCTGtgactcgtcgctgtcgacgacCTTGAGGCGACCTATCGCCTCCTCGATCGACATCCTGGAGAGGTCCAGTAGAGACTCGATCGAGCGAGCGATCTGCTTGTACTTCTCGGGTACGCAGCGGAGGAGCTTCTCGACAGCTCTCTCCTCGTCGTAGGTGTCATCGCCGTACTGCACCATCTTCTGCAACAAAGTGTTGAGACGGAGAGCAAAGTCATCAACGTCCTCACCTGGCTTGAAGGCCAGGTTCTCCCACTCCTTGCGAAGTGCCTGCAGTGTGGACTTGCGGGCGCGATCGCTGCCGATGCGTGCCGCAGTGACGGCGTCCCAAGCCTCCTTGGCAGTTCGCTTCTGGGAAAGCGAGAACTGCGGGCGGTACTGCAGCGATGAGGGCGTCTAGCGCCCGTCGATCCTCATCGTAGTCGACGTCGCCGTACCGGACTGCCTCCCACATGTGCCGCACCCGGAGCCTCACCATCATCACCGCGGCCCACTCGACGTAGTTGGTCTTGGTGACGGTAGGCCACCCACCACCGAGGCCGACTTCCCTGACAACAGCATGGGCCCCGTGGCGACCATGACGGCGGTCCGGGGAGGGAGAGCCACGCTGCCTGTAAGGGCCGCGCTCTCCGTCGGCCCGGCCGCCATGCTGCTGATCGAACtccatctccgcctccagctGGGCAGCCCTCTCCCGCAATTGCTGGACCTTCAGTGCGACGTCGATGTGCGGGTCGCCCTGGAAGTCGCGGTCACCATGTCCGCCAAGAACACGGTCGTCGCGCACGCCCCCGCCTGGAGCGCCGTCGGCGCGTGCACGCCCGTctgggctgccgccgccgcgcccgcggggGTGCTCGGCTGCCCACTGCGCCGCCCgttcctgcgccgcctcccttgCTTGCACGAGCTCTACGTCGGTACCGCCATCGGCAGAGGTAGCGCTGCTGATGCTACCGCCACGTAGAGTCTCGAGCTCCGCTGCCACCGCACGTGCGGCATCTgccgccgcttccgcttccgcttccgcccttgctgcagccagctccgccgccgccagcctcgaCGCCCTTGCCGCCGCTGCAGCGGTCTCCGCCGCCACTCGGGTACGCTCCTCTACTGTAGCGAGCTCGGCCTCCTGCCGACGCCACGCACTCGAGGCGACCGAGTGCTGAGACTGTCTTGCGGACATAGCGCGCCACAGGGGGGCTGCGTGGGGAAGAGGCTGCTTCCGACGAGCTGCCGCTCGTCTGCGTAGAGGGAGAGGAGTGAGCAGGGACAGCCGGTGCTTCTGCTACCGGTTGGGGACGAAAGGTGGCTGGGGAGGGTTGTGAGCAGGAGATGTTCAAGCTACAGGAtagtacggctctgataccagttgttaggatctgaactgtaactctcatcgagaggatgtcactaggaagagttggggcaattttctgggttttctttccacaataccatatccaaccaagggttggggatacatatttatagctggccaagcagccaaccagccaagcatcaaggcatatgctagtctaagatgcctttttgatgctgtcctatttagtctaagatgcctaggactgtcctaccctaaagtagtcaacaaaggtggtgctgcagcaagcatatgctgcagccccaccgtCCTCAAGGGCTAGTCAAGCAGCTacagccccacaaggactgcagccccacaaagaCCACAAGGACccgctgcagccccacaaggactgcagccccacaaggaccacaaggaccagcaaCAAGACTTTATCCAGCATCACTGGAACCTTTCCTGCTTACCTACTAGAAGACTTATGCcttgaggaaggacaagatggagaaattaaaaaaaatgatgagCCAATGTGTAAAAGGAAAGATGAGGAACAATTATCAGAAGATGAGGAAAAAGTTGATGAAAGATaaaattcaaagaaaaaggTGTAGTTCAGATGTCAACATTCAGAGACACAGAAACACCATTTCAAGAATTCCTGAACCACTTTCCTTTGGTGAGGAAACTGATGGCTCTTAACACAAAAGAGCAGAATCAGCTAAAGGTTCCTTCAACCGAGAGGATGCCATATCTTTCTATGAATCGTACCGTCTTTCCGACCATTCAAGAGCAGCTTGGTACAAAAGAATCTATTTTCAAATTTCCAAGGATGAAAATGGAATTGGGTAAGACAAATGTTCTACTTTATGCACAATTCTAGTGCTCAATTCAGCACAGTCTGATCTtctaatgttttttttccaagGTGCAATTGGGAGAAAGCTGGTCAAAATGCCGACCCACGCCATCCAACCTAATCTTCTTCTTAGGGCGGTTCGTGTTATTAGCAGATCAGCCCGCTTCGCTTTTTGAATATGGTAATGGAATAAGTTGACACATTTTAGTTGCTTGTATCATATACCCCTGCATGCGTATATTTGTACCACATACTCCTAGTTAAGTTAGTATTCACTACAAGCTAATTGATCAATAACGTTAATTTCAGCATTTTATGTGAATGTTGTGTGCTGTATTGTTACTGTACATTTTATTCTCTGTAGCCACGCACTTACGACTTCCCCGGCAAAGTAGTCTAATGCCCATCTTGGTAAACATGTAGTAGATGCCATTTTATTTTCTTGGTTTTGGATTTCAATTGTTGCAGTTTTGATTATACAATATTCCCACTCGGTGCATATGTTAAATAGATTAGCTTTTATAAAGCACTGGCAACCTTAAAGTCACCCTGCctagtttcttttttctctgCAATTGTTTGAAAATGGTTGTTGTTACTACTTTATTTACACTTTAAGGCTTTTGTGTGTTCATGAGACCTTTTGTAATCAGAGGAAGAAGCCAGCATAAATTTTCTATAATAAAGGAGCCCTATGTTAAATTTTTGCTTCTGTGATTATTTATGCTTTTTTAATTGTAGGGTatgctattttatttttgtaacTACTAAGTTTATATGACTTGAAGAGACTAGAAATGAAGCATTTGCAGTTTTCGTTTTCCTTTCTGGCATTGTTTGTACTTTTGTAACATCATGTATGTTTGATGTGATCTAGAATAGCTCCTGAGCTTTAACAATAGTTATGGCACTATTAAGAATCACTAGTCAAAGTTTTCTGACTGCCAAGTGCTAACACAGTTAGCAACAAATTTTTTTACTCGTCGCCTTAATTTATCTTTACACCTGTTAGTTCTAAATCAAAACTAGCCTCGCTCACTGTTGAGAAATCggctaggagggaggggagcacctTTATTTATAGatgctcatgatcattgtgcCATGTGGCGATTTTCACACTCTtcaatacaaaatatcctaactatAGAactctcctcatccttatctagtttcttatatttctaccatgctaaaatatcttGTTCTAGAGCATTCTACACTTCACTTTAAAGCATGACAATTATGGCTCATGCATTCTttccaattttctagaaccttctgaccttgccatgatcttatccttatatatgacaaagttagtctcttgagatctccacaatcttttAGAATATTTCAaatatgcattgcatatttcaataCTCACCCCTTGCATGCACTGCATTGAACTAGCTACATGCAGCAAAAGACTTGTTGGATCATATATTTATTTGTGTCTGACTCTACAACAGATCCCGGTACGCGAACAGAAGCTGGACGTCGTGCCCTCCAACTTCAGGAGGAAGCCTCAGCAGGACGACGAAGAAGCCGCTGTCAGGAGTGAGTAGAAGACAGTGGTGTCCATGTACCCACACCTTCACGTTGCCGTCCGTGTCCTCCATCGCTTATTGGCGTGCGGTTCCGTTCTGAATCTCACGGATGAGACGGCTCCATTCCCAGGCCATCCTTTTGTTGTTGTAGGTGAGCTGAATCCTGGGAATGAATCCTGGGAATGGAGCCGTCCTCATCCCACCGCGGCAGGATCACAAGGAACCCTGAAACAAGAGCACGGTTTTAAAATTTCttcttgaaaaggaaaaaaatgcataTCTTTCAGCAACTACTACGAGGCcccaaaaaaggaaagaaaaatccgGGCCTTCGCGAGTATCTCGGCAAAGGAAACGCACATGTTTTTAAGGAAAACGCAGGTGCAACTGATTCCCA contains:
- the LOC105914700 gene encoding uncharacterized protein LOC105914700; protein product: MIEVNNIPAWLCAERFPMIGQMEKDSIMESGRDNKAIISLDSLTKLIPSYLMGIGRLRWWCEKYGLRADMSNVFKTNLVIFTTPPGGTFYFTIEYESRAITLSLYGRNLYIMGLREPHETFEIKERNEKRKSYMSGEKIKIRPFKKNYIFLAPKGDVINVRLGLFALLEAFEVLHKCCGETQGVKQAVSAFAVHLCEAGRLQSVLKDVCEISLQRTMETLDSRSPNLFWINKYDNCGGQEMKRVSCMKEGKTPPVLKHYGNDKVTEAQILNQIRIFPRDVYDEGFFEHEPMPLEATENDSVLAAYQDWLRNSKGVKSSGSHSRSNKQDKVRAFQLEEVPMS
- the LOC106804211 gene encoding uncharacterized protein LOC106804211, whose amino-acid sequence is MGFEQSPHEAAIYRWGNGENALLVGVYVDDLVITSTKDAEVAAFKEEMKATFQMSDLGPLSFYLGIEVHQDDSGITLRQTAYAKRVVELAELTDCNPALTPMEERLKLSRDSMTEKVDATQYQRLVGSLRILAHTRPDLAFFVGYVSQFMQRPMMEHQQAVKRIVRYVAGTLDHGLFYPSPCGAAVGPCGLCGAAVLVGLQLLD